GTTGATTCCCGCTAATGGGCTTCTctggattttccttttctcttacTACCACGGCCATATGACTGTGACCTTTCTGGAAATCATTTAGTATGTCGTACAGTGGCATTGTTTCTGAGACCCTGATAGACAAGTTTGGATTCTTAGTGCAAATGGAAGTTGTTCTTTTCCTAACATGCAATATACAGAATAATTAGGAGCATAAAGTACCTTGGACATTTCCGAATGGGGAAGTTCTTAATTGGTACCCCATCTGGTGAATGCCCAGTTATTAAATTCTTCACCTACGATTTAAATATACTGATATCAGGTTAATGTATgttattgtaattttgttaACGTTTGCATGGATAAACATTACCAACACGAGGCCAATGATATTTGCAGGGTGTTCATAAAACACAGGCACTCTGCTATGCCCCTTCTCCAGAATTAACTTGATCAAGTTGCTGCATAGTTTTCATAATAAGCATATTTATCAGGATGGAGGAGAGTGGAAGAATGAAGTTGGTGTTTGCATCCAACCTGTCGAGATTAGCATTAATATCGATCGCAAAAGTTTCAGAAAGGGGAGTCATGACATCTCTTGCGACCTTCTCGGTGAGTTCCAGTGCTCCTCGAATTATGGTTGTTTCATCTCGTGTCAGCTCTCCTCCTTTTCCAGCCTGCACTTCTAAGAAACCCAACTCAGCCACACAAGATAGGCAGAGAGTTGCTGGTGTTTGAGACAAGGTACCTCATTGCCATGAAAATCTACAAGTGTTTTCAGTTCTGCTCTACGGAACAGAGCTTTATGTTCTTTACCCAGTGAAAAGTCCAATAGCTGCTcataacaaaatcaaagaatcaaTATTCAGGTTGAAGTCCACCCATTTGGATTTAAAACtgcaatttaatttaattcaagcccacgctagcagatattgtccattttgactcgttacgtatcgtcatcagcctcacggttttaaaacgtatttgctagtgagaggtttccacatccttataagtaatgcttcgttcccctctccaatcgatgtgagatctcacaattcacctccttgggagcccagcgtcctcgctggcatacctGCCCGGTGTTtagctatgataccatttgtaacaacccaattgagttttcccttatgggcttcccctcaagattttaaaacgcgtctcctatgaagagggtctagccctactccgaccagtgtCTCGCATCGTCCGATGACTGGCTCTGACAccatctgtaacagcccaagcccaccgttagcaggtattgtccattttggcttgttacatatcgtaatcaatctcacgattttaaaacgtgtgtgctaaggagaagttttcacacccttataaagaatgcttcgtttccttctccaaccgtTATAGGATATCACATCTTTGTTGAACAATTACCTTGCTGATAGGATATGCAACAGGAAAGCAAATCCAAACAAGAAGCCTTACAAATGGAGCCACTGCAGCACCAATAGCCAAACCATATCTAGAACAAACAGCTTGAGGAATAATCTGCGAAAACAGAGCATAAGAACATGTTCTAGTTTCTAACCTTTTACATAAACTTCGCCTAAAATCTTAAGTGAAAGTTTGATATATCACCTCACCAAATAATAAGATCAAAGTGACAGAAATCAATATGGCTCCCCAAGCTGTCACCAAACTATCCAAAAAGATTGGAAGTGCCTGTCAAAGTAAACACCAAACAATGATTTTTTCTTCAGCTGATACAATACGGCAAAGAGCTCAACTTTCCAACACTCTTACAGTTACCTCCATGGCAGCAGCATTACAGATCAATAAAGTGCAAAGCAGCAAGTGCTGTCTTCTAACAACTGGCAGTATCTTTGCTGTTATGTTAACGAGAGAGCATTAGCAGAAAAATTTTCCCAcgaaagtgaaagaaaaaagttagaagaggatgaagaagagcACCAGCATGTTTACGATGACTTGGTTTTCCAGACTTGGCAAGAACTTCAATCTCGACGAGGCTCATAGACATGAGGCCAAGAGTGAGGCCAGACATCATCCCAGCAAACAACACCAAGAACACTACTATTCCAATGCGACTGAAGAATCCTGAAGTGCAGCAGCTATATTCCACTCCCATTTTCAGTACtaccttcttgttcttgattttgtgttGGTTCACAAGGAGGAGCTTCAGAAAGTAGCTAAAAAACACTGAACTTCTTGGAGACAGGACAGGATGAAGAAGACATGCTATACATGTTCCTGCTGGGGTTGTGTATGGTTAATACAAGGGTGTTTGGTAGTGTTTTAGGATTTTTGAGAACTC
This sequence is a window from Cucurbita pepo subsp. pepo cultivar mu-cu-16 chromosome LG19, ASM280686v2, whole genome shotgun sequence. Protein-coding genes within it:
- the LOC111781812 gene encoding DUF21 domain-containing protein At2g14520-like isoform X1, translating into MGVEYSCCTSGFFSRIGIVVFLVLFAGMMSGLTLGLMSMSLVEIEVLAKSGKPSHRKHAAKILPVVRRQHLLLCTLLICNAAAMEALPIFLDSLVTAWGAILISVTLILLFGEIIPQAVCSRYGLAIGAAVAPFVRLLVWICFPVAYPISKLLDFSLGKEHKALFRRAELKTLVDFHGNEAGKGGELTRDETTIIRGALELTEKVARDVMTPLSETFAIDINANLDSNLIKLILEKGHSRVPVFYEHPANIIGLVLVKNLITGHSPDGVPIKNFPIRKCPRVSETMPLYDILNDFQKGHSHMAVVVREKENPEKPISGNQLEGKHLPSSYLFNLVDDTYNTNAHAARDVKVDIDGENHPQEKSLKSKRSLKRLNTFVDRSNYHRKFSGSKKWSKDFDSEVLHIADDMLAKLTEEGEAIGIITLEDVIEELLQEEIYDETDYRT
- the LOC111781812 gene encoding DUF21 domain-containing protein At4g33700-like isoform X2, producing the protein MGVEYSCCTSGFFSRIGIVVFLVLFAGMMSGLTLGLMSMSLVEIEVLAKSGKPSHRKHAAKILPVVRRQHLLLCTLLICNAAAMEALPIFLDSLVTAWGAILISVTLILLFGEIIPQAVCSRYGLAIGAAVAPFVRLLVWICFPVAYPISKLLDFSLGKEHKALFRRAELKTLVDFHGNEAGKGGELTRDETTIIRGALELTEKVARDVMTPLSETFAIDINANLDSNLIKLILEKGHSRVPVFYEHPANIIGLVLVKNLITGHSPDGVPIKNFPIRKCPRVSETMPLYDILNDFQKGHSHMAVVVREKENPEKPISGNQLEARDVKVDIDGENHPQEKSLKSKRSLKRLNTFVDRSNYHRKFSGSKKWSKDFDSEVLHIADDMLAKLTEEGEAIGIITLEDVIEELLQEEIYDETDYRT